AGAGAAGGAGAGAATGGGTGAACCTGTTTTTGCAAATCCTAGAAACGCTTCTGCTGGTTCTTTAAGACAACTTGACCCTAAGGTAACAAGAAGTAGAAGGCTTCACTTCTATGCATATTATGTTATGTCTAATTTTGACTTAGGAACCAGAACTCAGCTGGAGAACATTAAGCTTCTTGAGTCTTGGAAGTTTTCGGTTCCTGAGGTGTTTTTCTCTTCCAACCTTGAAGAGATTAGGAGATACTACGAGCAGGTAGAAAAAAGTAGATCAGATTTTCCTTTTGATGTAGATGGAATTGTAGTGAAAGTAAATGACTTGAAATTACACAAAGCTTTAGGAAGTGTTGGGAAGGACTTAAGGTGGGCAGTTGCTTGGAAATTTAAGCCTGAGCAGGGAGTGAGCAAGGTGAGGAATGTTGTTTTCCAAGTTGGAAGGACGGGAGTTATAACTCCTGTCGCTGAGCTTGAGCCTGTGAGAATAAAAGGAGCAACAATTTCTAGAGTCTCGTTGCACAATTTTGATGAAATAGAGAGACTTGATGTGAGAGTGGGAGATAGAGTTATAGTTGAAAGAGCAGGTGATGTCATACCTTATGTTGCAAAAGTAATTAAAGAAGAGAGAACAGGAGATGAGAGAAAAATTTTGCCTCCTTCTAGGTGTCCTGAATGTGGTAGTGAGGTAGTGAGATTTGAAGGAGAAGTTGCGTATAGGTGTGTGAATAACTCCTGTCCTGCGCAAGTGATTGAGAAGCTTAGGTATGTTGTCTCTAAGGGTAGATTTGATATCCAAGGTATTGGTGATGAGATAATTGAAAAACTTTTTGAAATGGGATACTTAAAGGATATTGCTGATATTTTTACTTTGAATGCTAAAAAACTTTTCTTAGCGGGAGTTGGGGAAAAGAATTCGTTAAAGATTGAGAAAGCTATAGATAACGCAAAAACCATAGAGTATGATAGGTTTATAACCTCTCTTGGGATAAGGTATGTGGGAGAACAAACAGCAAAGTTACTAGCACAAAAATTTCAGCCTATTGATAGGCTTATGGGTGTGAAATATGAGGAATTGGTAGAAGTAGAGGGTATAGGTGAAGTTGTGGCTAAGTCAATTGTATCTTTTTTTGCTAATGAGAGCAATGTCAGAACTATTAGGAAGATGATAGATGCTGGTGTAAGAATAGTTTATCAGCAGATAGGGTTTACTTCTATTTCTGGGAAAACGGTGGTAGTAACAGGAACTCTTAAAAACTTCTCAAGGGATGAGATAAAGAGGATTCTTACTGCTTTGGGGTGTAAAGTA
The window above is part of the Brevinematia bacterium genome. Proteins encoded here:
- the ligA gene encoding NAD-dependent DNA ligase LigA, encoding MTLEEARKRAKELRELIEYHNYRYYVLNQPEISDSEYDKLFGELVEIEAKFPELVTKDSPTQRVGGTVAKEFKEVPHLFQMYSLGNVKDFGEFEEFVRRVKKLSSRDEIEFVCECKFDGLAVEIVYRDGVLDVASTRGDGTFGEDVTPNVRTIRNVPLSIPFDKEVAVYGEVIMFKEDFVRLNEEKERMGEPVFANPRNASAGSLRQLDPKVTRSRRLHFYAYYVMSNFDLGTRTQLENIKLLESWKFSVPEVFFSSNLEEIRRYYEQVEKSRSDFPFDVDGIVVKVNDLKLHKALGSVGKDLRWAVAWKFKPEQGVSKVRNVVFQVGRTGVITPVAELEPVRIKGATISRVSLHNFDEIERLDVRVGDRVIVERAGDVIPYVAKVIKEERTGDERKILPPSRCPECGSEVVRFEGEVAYRCVNNSCPAQVIEKLRYVVSKGRFDIQGIGDEIIEKLFEMGYLKDIADIFTLNAKKLFLAGVGEKNSLKIEKAIDNAKTIEYDRFITSLGIRYVGEQTAKLLAQKFQPIDRLMGVKYEELVEVEGIGEVVAKSIVSFFANESNVRTIRKMIDAGVRIVYQQIGFTSISGKTVVVTGTLKNFSRDEIKRILTALGCKVTEAVSSKTDFLLLGENPGSKYNKALELGVRIISEEEFL